One Rhodothermales bacterium genomic window, GCACGTCGTTCAGAAAACTGGCTTCCATCACAATCTTGTCCGGGTTTGGACCACGGGTGCGAGCACAAGTCGAAGCACACGATAGACAGGGACGATGTCGCGCTGATCAGTTGCGTGCGAGCCGTATTCCAGTGAACTGCCAACGCGCAGATGGATGGAAGAAGTTGCGATAGGTCCGGCGTATGTGCGTCTCTGACGTGGCCACCGAGCCACCGCGCAACACGAACTGGTTGCACATGAACTTGCCGTTGTACTCGCCCAGCGCACCGGGCTCCGGCTTGTAGCGAGGATAGGGCGAATACTGGCTGCGCGTCCACTCCCATACGTCACCAAACATCTGTTCCACCGCGCCGCTTCTGCCCTGCGCCCGGATCGGATGAAAGTTCTTCCGCTCCACGAAATTCCCCTCGATGACTACGTCTCGACTCGCCACTTCCCACTCGAACTCCGTCATCAAGCGAGCATCCGCCCAGCGCGCGTACGCATCCGCCTCGAAGTAGCTCACATGACAAACGGGTTCGTCGAGGTTGACGGGTCTGAATCCTCGCAGGGTGAAATTCCACCACTGCCCGTCGCTGCTTTCCCAATAGCCGGGCGCCTTCCAGCCGCTCGTTTCGACCGCAGTCCACCCCTCCGACAACCACAGTTCGGTGCGATCATACCCACCCGCCTCCATGAACTCGATGTACTCCCGGTTCGTGACCGGTCGCGATGCAAACGCAAACGGTTCGACGAAAACCTGATGGACCGGACCCTCGTTGTCGTAGAAGAAGCCGTCGCCCTGATAACCTATCTCAACAAGCCCTCCCTCGTTTTCGATCCACTCCGCAGGCGGCGGAAGTGCCGTGTGGCCAATCTGCGCTCCCTCCGCGTAGACCGGTCGTAGCGGGTTTTCGGACAAGACATGCTTGATGTCCGTCAGGATGAGCTCCTGATGCTGCTGCTCATGATTCAAACCAATCTCAATCCGGCGGCGGGCCTCCGTCGATTCGGCGTCGCTCGTGGTTTCAAAGAGCTGCGCCATCTGCTGATCTACGAACTTCCGATATTGATACACTTCTTCGACCGTCGGACGGGATAACAATCCGCGCTTCGGGCGGCAATGCCGGTCACCCGCCTGGACGTAGTAGGAATTGAACAGATAGGCAAAATCTGGATTGAACGGCCGGTATCCCTCTGCAAACGGAGTCAGGACAAACGTCTCGAAAAACCACGTCGTGTGAGCGAGATGCCACTTTGTGGGGCTGACGTCCTGCATCGACTGTATGACGTAATCCTCCGTCACGAGCGGTGCGCACAGCGCGCGTGTCATGGCACGAATTTGCCGATAGCGTTCTGCGAGAGAGGCAATGGAGCGGTCAGCCGCTGCAGCGCCGTTCTTGACTGTTTGAACCTGCATTGGGACTCGTTTGGTACGTCTATTCGGGGTTACTACGGTGGGTTGCTCTCGGCGTGAATACGTTTCATAAATAAGATGCCCCCCTGCCGGAATCAAGCGTGGCCCGCATCGCGAACCGAAGCAGAGGCTCGGCGTACGCATCCGCCCACACAAAGGTGCCCCCTACATGATTCAGAATCGAACGCACGGAAATTGCGCCCTGACGGTTACCCTTCTGCTGGTGTGCCTGCTGATCAACGCGCCGGCCCTGGGACAGCGATCCTTCGAGGAGGTCGGCGATTCGCTATATGCCCACTTCGAAAATGTCGGTGCCCTTGAGGCGTACTCGAAGGCGCGCACCGCCACCCCCACTCTGTCCGTGTTGTTCAAGACAGCCGTCGCAGCCAACGAAATAGCACAGGATCTGGAGGCAGAGGGCAGGCGGGACGAGGCAGAAGAGATGTATCGCGTGGCGATTGATCATGCAGAAAAGCTCCGTGACGCGTATCCGGAGCAGGCGGCGTCGTGGTTCATTCTGGCCGCGACAAACGGCAAGATGGCGCAATTCAGTGGCGGCAGAGACAAG contains:
- a CDS encoding ergothioneine biosynthesis protein EgtB, which encodes MQVQTVKNGAAAADRSIASLAERYRQIRAMTRALCAPLVTEDYVIQSMQDVSPTKWHLAHTTWFFETFVLTPFAEGYRPFNPDFAYLFNSYYVQAGDRHCRPKRGLLSRPTVEEVYQYRKFVDQQMAQLFETTSDAESTEARRRIEIGLNHEQQHQELILTDIKHVLSENPLRPVYAEGAQIGHTALPPPAEWIENEGGLVEIGYQGDGFFYDNEGPVHQVFVEPFAFASRPVTNREYIEFMEAGGYDRTELWLSEGWTAVETSGWKAPGYWESSDGQWWNFTLRGFRPVNLDEPVCHVSYFEADAYARWADARLMTEFEWEVASRDVVIEGNFVERKNFHPIRAQGRSGAVEQMFGDVWEWTRSQYSPYPRYKPEPGALGEYNGKFMCNQFVLRGGSVATSETHIRRTYRNFFHPSARWQFTGIRLARN